A single Vallitalea longa DNA region contains:
- a CDS encoding DUF5058 family protein: MKDYMEIANSNIIFILAAVLILFVLVQSVCFLIMSWKRGIAIGISKEKMLNAVKSSAIFSIVPSIPIIISLIAIAPVLGIPFSWMRLSIVGSAPYELISADIGAKSMGVTKLGAKGYTSLVFGNSMWVMSIGIIWGLLFCIVGLKWYQNKMKNIEKKDSNWLAILINALFFGMLSVFIGPPIVEGGIALLVLLSSGAIMTILTFIAKKFKFDWINNFSLAVSMLCGMILAVVYTGI; encoded by the coding sequence ATGAAAGATTATATGGAAATTGCTAATAGCAACATTATATTCATTCTAGCAGCAGTATTGATTTTGTTTGTACTGGTACAGTCTGTTTGTTTTCTAATTATGTCATGGAAAAGAGGAATAGCGATAGGAATATCTAAGGAAAAAATGCTAAATGCAGTTAAGTCAAGTGCTATATTTTCTATAGTGCCTTCAATACCAATAATAATTTCATTGATTGCTATTGCACCCGTCTTAGGTATTCCTTTTTCATGGATGAGATTATCAATAGTCGGCTCAGCACCTTATGAACTTATTTCAGCAGATATAGGAGCCAAGAGTATGGGCGTAACTAAACTTGGAGCAAAAGGTTATACTTCATTAGTTTTCGGTAACTCAATGTGGGTAATGAGTATTGGAATAATCTGGGGTTTATTATTTTGTATCGTAGGTTTGAAATGGTATCAAAATAAAATGAAGAATATAGAAAAAAAAGATTCCAATTGGTTGGCTATATTAATAAATGCACTATTCTTCGGAATGCTATCAGTATTCATTGGACCTCCTATTGTTGAAGGAGGAATTGCATTATTAGTGTTGTTAAGTAGCGGTGCTATAATGACCATATTAACATTTATAGCTAAGAAATTTAAGTTTGATTGGATTAACAATTTTTCGTTAGCTGTTAGTATGTTATGTGGAATGATACTTGCTGTAGTATATACAGGAATATAA